The sequence GCGACGCGCTACGCCGAGCGAGACCTTCCGATGCCCCCAATCCTGCGATCCTGCCTGGCGGGCCTCTGCGCGGCGATGCTCGCCGCCCAGGCCCAGGCCTCGACCGCGGCGCGCGACCTCGGCCTGCCCTTCAACGGCCGGCCAGGCCCGCTCGACGCGATCACCGATGTTCCGGGCGTGCTGGTCGGCCAGGCGACGCTGATATCGGGCGCCGCCGACAAGGCGAACGGACCGGTCGTGCGCACCGGGGTCACGGTAGTCCTGCCGCGCGGCAAGGACAGCGACGCGGCGGTCACCGCCGGCCTGTTCGATCTCAACGGCAATGGCGAGGTCACCGGCCAGGCCTACCTGCAGGACTACGGCGTCATCCATGGCCCGATCGGCATCACCAACACCAACGCCATCGGCCAGGTCTATGCCGGCATCCAGCAGTGGACCTCGCGCCGGTTCGGATCGGCCATCTGGCCAGTGGTCGGGGAGACGTCGGACTCCACCTTGAATGACATCGAGGGCTTCCACGTCACCGCCGAAACCGCTCAGGCCGCGCTCGAGGCGGCCAGAGGCGGGCCGGTCGAGGAAGGCGGCGTCGGCGGCGGGACCGGCATGATCTGCTTCGGCTTCAAAGGCGGCATCGGTACGGCGTCGCGGATCGTCTCCGTCGCGGGCAAGACCTATGCGCTGGGGGTGCTGGTCCAGTGCAACACCGGGGCGCGGCGTGTCCTGCGCCTCGGCGGCGCCCCGGTGGGACGCGAACTTGCGGATCGCTGGCTGCCCTGTACGGCGATCACGCCGCCGCTTGATACCGAACTGCCACCCTGCGGCCCCGACGGGACCGGCGGCCGCTGGAAGCGGGACCAGGGCTCGATCATCATGGTGGTGGCGACGGACGCCCCGCTCTCTTCCCTGCAGCTCGATCGGCTCGCCAAGCGGGCGGCGATGGGGCTGGCTCGCCTCGGGTCCTATTCCGGCAACAGCTCGGGCGACCTGATGCTGGCCTTCTCGACCGCGCCGGGCGCCAACGACACCGAGCATGGCGCGTCGCCCACCACGCCTCAGCTACCCAACGGCGACATCGACCCCCTGTTCGAGGCCGCCGTCGACGCCAGCGAGGAGGCGATCAGCAACGCGCTCGTCTCGGCGCAGACCATGACCGGCTATCATGGTCACCGCGCCTACGCCCTGCCGCACGATACGCTGAAGGCGATCATGGCCAAGTATGGCGCTCAATAGCTCTTCGGCAGGTGCAGCACGCGCTCGGCGATGAAGTTCAGGATCATCTCGCGGCTGACCGGGGCGATGCGGGCGATCATGGCCTCGCGGAAATAGCGCTCGACGAAATATTCCTTGGCGTAGCCCATGCCGCCGTGGGCCAGGACCGCATTCTCGCAGGCGCGGAACCCGGCCTCGGCGCCCAGGTATTTCGAGGCGTTGGCCTCGGCGCCGCAGTCCTTGCCGGCGTCGTAGAGGGCCGCGGCCTTGAAGGCCATCAGGTTGGCGGCTTCCAGCTCGGCCCAGGACTTGGCCAGGGGATGCTGGATGCCCTGGTTCTTGCCGATCGGCCGGCCGAACACCACCCGCTCGTTGGCGTAGTTGGCGGCCTTGGCCAGGGCCGCGCGGCCGATGCCCACGGCCTCGACCGCAAACAGCACCCGCTCGGGGTTCAGCCCGTGCAGCAGGTAGGAAAAGCCCTTGCCCTCCTCGCCGACCAGATCCTCGGCCGGGACCTCCAGATTGTCGATGAAGAGGGTGTTACACTCCACCGCCTTGCGGCCCATCTTCGGGATCGGGTTGGCCTCGATGTGCTTGCGGTCGAGGTCGGTATAGAACAGCGACAGGCCCTCGGTCGGCTTCTTCACCTGGTCCTTGGGCGTGGTGCGGGCGATGATCAGGATCTTGTTGGCCCGCTGGGCGCCGGTGGTCCAGATCTTCCGCCCGTTGATGCGGTAGCCATCGTTGGTGCGCTCGGCCTTGGTCTCCAGGCTGGAGGTGTCCAGGCCCGAATTGGGCTCGGTGACGGCGAAGCACATCTTGTCCTCACCGGAGATGATCCGCGGCAGGGCATGCTGGCGCTGAGCGTCCGAGCCGAACTTCACCAGCGGCATAGGACCGAAGATGTTCAGGTGGATCGAGGAGGCGCCGGAGAAGGCCGCGCCCGACTGGGCCACGGTCTGCATCATCACCGCCGCCTCGGTCAGGCCCAGCCCCGCCCCGCCGACGCTCTCTGGCATGGCCACGCCCAGCCAGCCGCCCTCGGCCATGTCGGCGACGAAGTCCTCAGGATAGCGGCCGGTCTCGTCGGTCTTCAGCCAATAGTCGTCGCCATACTTGGCGCAGACCTTCTGCACGCCTTCGCGGATCGCTTCCTGTTCCTCGGTCAGCCAGAAGCCGGACATGGCCTTCCCCTTCTTGTTGTCTTTACGGATCAGGCGTCGGCGAAACGCGCCGGCGCCAGGATTTCGGCCCAGGGCCCCAGATCGGTGTCCGCCAGATACGCCGCGGTGATTTCGGCGACAAGCGGGGCGAGCAGCCAGCCGTTGCGGCGCGCGCCCACAGCAAGCAATACGCCCGGCGCCGCCGAGGGTCCGACCATGGGCCGCCCGTCCGGCGAAGTCGCGCGCACGCCGACCGCCGGGATCGGCTCCAGGTCCCTGACCGCCGGATAGAGCCGCCCGGCCAGGGCGTGCAGGCGCTCGACGGTCGCCGGGTCGGCCATCAGGTCGTTTTGGCCCGCCTCCATGGTCGCGCCGACGAAGAGGCCATCCTCGCCGCCTGCTGCATAGCCGCCCTGGCACCGCAGGGTCGGCGCACCGGCGGGCGGCGTGAAGTCGGGATAGCTGACGATCTGGCCCTTGATCGGCGCCAGCCGGGAAAGCTCGGGAGCAAGGCCCAGGCCCGCCGCGCCGGTCGCCAGCAGCACCCGGTCGGCGACAAGGCGGCCCCCGTCCGCCAGCACCGCGGCGCCGGGCTCGACCGCAGCCAGAGCCCCGCGCACCGCGGTCCCGCCGGCCGCGCGGAAGGCGCCCAGCAGGGCTGGCAAGGCCTCGGCGGGGCTGAGCCGCCAGTCCTCGGGGGTGAACACGGCGTTCAGGCCATCAAGGCTGGCCGGCGGCGGCGCGATCTCGGCGCCTAGGGCCTTCAGCTTGGAGCGCAAGGCCTCGACCCTGGGCTCAAGCCCCGGCAGGTCGACAAAGGCGGCGCCCGCCCGCGACAGGCCGATGTCTCGCCCGATGCGCGCCTCGAACGCCGGCCAGAGCTCGCGCGCGGCGCGCAGCATGGCGAACGGCACGTTGGTCTCGGGATCCAGCACGCTCTCGAGGGCCGGCGCCAGCATGCCCGCGGCGACCGCCGAGGCGCTGCGGCCGAGGCCCAGGTCGGGGTCGACCAGGGTCATACGCGCGCCGGACTGGACAAGGCGAAGGGCGATGGCCGATCCGAACGCGCCCGCGCCCGCGACGATCACCCGGGCGTTGGAAAGGCCGGACATGGCCCTAAGCACCCCAATCGCCCCCCGGAGGTCAAGGCCCTACCAATAGGCCTGCATGATCGCCCTGGCCCAGTCGGGCTCGCGCACCTCGCCCCGGGGCAGGAAGCCGGACAGCACCGGCTTGATGTCGATGATCGGGGTGCCGTCGATGGCGTCCAGCCCCTCGACCTCCACCTCGCGGCCGGTCACGGCGACGATGCGGCAGACGGTGACGCCAAGCCGGTTCGGCCGGTTCTTGCCGCGCTGGGCGAAGATGCCGACCAGCGGCCAGTCCTCGCGCCCACGCGGGCGGCGCGCGCCGGTCTCGATCTTTTCGTCGGGGACGCGGTCGAAGAGGTAGATCACCTCGGCGTGCGAAAAATCCCCAAGACCTGCAAGGGCTTCCGGCGGGAACCTCTCGTCCAGCACCAGCCTTGCTCGGCTCTTGCCCCAGTCGTCATCGATCGGCTGGTCCCGCCCGCCGCGTACGACACCGACGGGTTCGATGGTGAAGGGCATGGCGGGGATCCTTGAGCTATGAGCCCTATCTAGGGTCAAGGCCGTTCGATTTGAACCGCCAGTTCATGCTCCAGCAGCCATTGCTTGCGATGCAGCCCGCCGCCGTAGCCGGTCAAGGAGCCGTCGGCGCCGATCACCCGGTGGCAGGGCACAACCAGGGCCACGGGGTTGGAGCCGTTGGCCAAGCCCACCGCGCGCACCGCCTTGGGCCGCCCCACCCGCTCGGCAAGGCCGCGATAGCTGAGGGTCTCGCCCGCGCCGATGCTGGTCAGGGCGCGCCAGACGCTGCGCTGGAACTCGGTGCCCGCGGTGGCCCATTTGATTTCGTCCAAAGCCTTCAGATCGCCTGAGAAGTATCGGTCGATGCTGGCTTTCATCGCCGCCGGCGCCGGGCCTGCCGCCAGGGGCGTCGCGCCATAGTGCAGCCGCATCAGCCGGCGCATGCGCGGCTCGTAGTCCTCGAAATCGAAGGCGCGCAGCACCCCGGCTTCGTCGGTGACCAGGAGGGCGACGCCGATCGGGGTCGGATGACGATCGAGGAACAGGCGCTCAGGCGGCTTGGCGGGCATCGGGCTTCGTCTTTGGCGTTGGCAGGGGATCGGAGGCCCAGAGATGCAGGGCGGCATAGGCGCGCCACGGCCGCCAGGCCTCGGCGCGGGCCAGGAGTTCGGCGGGCGTCGGCCGTACGCCCTGTTCGTCGGCGAGAGCGCGCATCAGGCCGATGTCGCCATGCGGAAAGGCGTCGGGCTCGCGCATCTCGCGCATGGCGATGTACTGGGCGGTCCATTCGCCGATACCCGGCAGAGCCTTCAGCCGGGCGACAGCCTCATCCAGGTTGGCGCGGGCGCCGAAGATCAGAGGATCGGCCACCACCGCGGCGGCCATGGACGACAGCGCCTTGGCGCGCGCGCGCGGCATGCCGAGCACCAGGCCCAGATCCTGGTCGGCTATAGCGGCGGCCCGAGGGAAGGTATGGGTCAGGCCCTCCACACGCCCCTGCAGGGCGTCCGGTAGCGGGTCGCCATAAGCGGCCACCAGCTTGCCGGCCAGCACCGTAGCGGCGGTGACGGTAATCTGCTGGCCCAGGATGGCGCGCATGGAGAGCTCGAACCCGTCCCAGGCGCCGGGCGTGCGCAGGCCAGGCCGCGCCGCCACTAACGGCGCCAAGGCCGGGTCGCGGCTGAGCTGGGCGCCGATGGTCAGCGGGTCCGCCGCCAGGTCGAACACCCGCCTTACCCGCGCGATGATCGCCGGCAGGGCCGAGAGCTTGGGAAAGCGGATCTCGACGCCCAGCCGGTCGCCCTCCAGCGGCCGCACGACCAAAAGGCCCTGGTCGCCGCCGATGGCGATGGTGCGGGCATAGCTTCGCGGCGAAACCACCTCCACGCCCGGAATGGCGCGGTGCGCCAGAAAGCCGACGATCGAGTCCCAGTCATAGGGCGGCCGGTAGGGCAATCGGATGAAGAGGGCGTCGTCGCCCTGGGCCGAGACCTCCGGCTGGGCGCCGCGGCGCAGCGCGCCCGGCGGGCGGCCGAACAGCACCTGGAAGGTCTCGTTGAAGCGGCGGATGCTGCCGAAGCCGGCGGCCATGGCCACCTCGGCCATCGGCAGCCGGGTCTCGTGGATCAGCTGCTTGGCCAGCAGCACACGCCGGGTCTGGGCCACAGCGATCGGCGAGGCGCCGAGATGCTGGCGGAACAGCCGCCTCAGCTGCCGCTCCCCTACCCCCAGCCGCTCCGCCAGGGCCTCGACGTCGCCGGCGTCCAGCGCTCCGGTCTCGATCAGGGCCAGGGCGCGCGAGACGGTGTTGGCCGCCCCGCGCCAGGCCCCCAGGTCCGGCGAGGTCTCCGGTCGGCAGCGCAGGCAGGGGCGGAACCCCGCCGCCTGAGCCGCCGCGGCGCTGGCGAAGAAGACCATGTTTTCCGGCTTCGGCGTGCGCGCAGGGCAGATCGGGCGGCAGTAGATGCCGGTGGTCTTCACCCCGCTGAACAGGCGCCCGTCGAACCGGGCGTCGCGGGTCTGGAAAGCGCGGTAGCAGGCGTCGTGGTCGAGGTCCATGCGCGCATGATCGCCGCTGGAGGGCGCCATGTCTCGCGGTTTTCGGACATGGACGGCGGCGCCTAGAACTCCTTGGTGATCCCGCCGAAGATCCCGCGCCGGGCGCCGAACTGCGGCGCGCCGACCCCGACGCCGGTGCCGTCGCGGATCTCGTACTTCTTGTCGAACAGGTTCACCACATCGAGCCGCAGCTCCACCGGCCCCAGGGGCGCGTCCTTGAAGCGGTGCGAGAGGCCGAGATTGACCGTCGTATAGGGCGAAAGCTCCCGCCCGTTGGGCGCTGCCCCCTCAGCGCGCAAGCCGCTGCCATAGATCAGGTCCGCGCTCATCCGCGTGCCGCGCCACAGATAGGAGACCCCGGCCGAGCCGGTGAACTTCTGGTCGTGGTCCAGATAGATGTAGTGGGTCTTGATATAGGCCAGCTCGTCCGGCGCGAAATTGAACTGGCTGGAGACGATGTCGCGGCCCTGGGCGTGGCCATAGGCCAGGTTGAAATAGGCCGACAGCGGCCCGTGCTGATAGGCGCTGGAAAACTCGACGCCGTACTGGACGCCGCGATCATAGTTGAACGGAGTCAGGATGATCGGCGCACCGAACTGGCCCTCGTCGATCAGGTGGCGCGAGCGCTTGTAATAGGTGTCCAGCCCGACGGTCAGGCCGCGGATCACGGTCTGCTCGACCCCGACATCGTAGTAGTCGGCGCGCTCGGCATAGGGAGTGGTGTCGAGGCCCGCGCCCGCCTGGCCGGTCGTGCCGGCGAACTTGCCGATGGTCTCGGCCGCCACCAGCTCGAACGGCGGCGGGGTGAAGTAGCGCGCGTAGCCGATGTGGACGGTGGTGTGCTCCAGCGGCAGCCAGACCAGGTTGGCGCGGGGGCTGACCTGGTTCTCGTCGCGATAGCCGTCGAACTGGTCGAAACGCAGGCCGTAATTCAGGGTCAGGTCCTGCAGCAGCTTCCACTCGTCTTGCAGGTAGACGCTGTAAGTCCCTGAGGTCTTGGCGCCATTGTCGATGATGGTCTCGGGCGTCTGGCTCGCCTGGCCGCCGTCCTCGGCCAGAGGGATCACCTGCGAGCTGGTCTGGCTGGTGGAACGGTCAATCTCGACGATCACCCCGCCGCGCAAGGTGTGGGCCTCGGTCAGGTGATAGACCCCCTCGGCCTGCAGGCCGCCGGCGGTGTCCGACTTGGCGGCGGTCTGGGCGATGCCGTTATAGATCAGGTCCCCCAGGACATCCGGCGCGAAGCTGAGGGTCGAATAGCGCGCGAACAGCGACAGCTGGCCGGTGAAGCGGTCGGTCGTGTGCAGGTAGCTGCCGATCAGATAGTGGGTGACCTCGCGCTGGTTCTCGTTCAGCCGGTCGCTGGGATAGGCGGTCTGGCCATCGACATTGATCGCCTGCCCGCTCGGCAGGGTGAAGGTGCTCGTCTCGCCGGCGACATCCGGGATCTGGAAGCGCTGGATCGAGGAGCCGGCGATCAGGGAGACCCGAGTTTCCGGATCAATCGTGTCCTCCAGATAGCCGAAGCCCTGGAACTGGTCGGTGCGGTCGTGCAGTGGGTTCGAGCGGCCGTCCGGCGACTCGACGCCCAGGTCGTTGTGCAAATATCCCAGCGAGACGAAATAGTTCAGCGAGCCGCTGGAGCCGCCGTAGTCCACGCTGGGCTGGACCTGATCGTGGCTACCGCCATAGACGCTGGCCTGCCCGCTGTTGTCGAACATCGACTTGGTGGTGATGTCGACGATGCCGGCGGTGCGCAGGCCATATTCGGCCGGCAGGGCGCCCGTGATCAGCTGGATCTTGTCGGCCAGGCGCGGGCTGAGCGCCTGGCTGAACACGCTGAGGCCCTCGGGCAGGATCACCCCGTTCAGGCGGAACTGCAGGCCGTTGTGTTCGCCGCGGATATGCAGCTGACCATAGGAGTCCTGAGCCACGCCGGGGGCCTGCAGCACCACCTGGTTCATCGAGACGTTGTCGCCGCCCGGCAGGGCCTGGATGGCCTTGGAGTCGATGGTGTAGGTCGAGGCGCCGACCTGGGGCTGGATGCTGGCGCGGGCTTCGGACAGCCGCCGGGCGGCGGTGACGACGATGTCGGTGACTGGGCTGTCCGCCTGCCGGGGCGCGGCGGCCTCCTGGGCATAGGCGGCCAAGGGCGCCGCCAAAGCCGCGCCCATCGCGCCGGCCAGCAGCGCGGCCTTCAAATCACGGACCAGCAAACGCAAACCCTCAAACTGAACAACGTTCGCATGTGCTTTAGTGGGGCCGGCGGGAGGCGGCGATAGGCCCAGTTCCCGATCCGATCGGGAATTTTTCCCGATCCCGCGCTTCCTGCTAGAAAGCTGGACGACAAGATGACGCGACTCTGCACCAGCCTTCCCGCGAGCCTGCCATGTCCCTGCGCCTGAGGGTGCTGATGGCCATCGCCCTGGTGCTGATCCTGGGCGCGGCCGTAGGCTCGGCCCTGGCCACCTGGGACGCGCGCCGCGTGCTGCGTGAAGAACTGCAGGCGGCGCTGATGGGCGGACGCCAGACGGTGCGCAGCGCCTTCGAGGACCTGCCCCGCTCCGACCACCCCGAGCGGGACCTGAACCAGCTGGTGGCCACCTTCAACGGCAATCGCCATGTGATCGCCATCCTGCGCGAGCCGGACCGCCAGCCGATCGCTTCTGTCCCCTATCGCCGGGTTCTGGGCGCACCGGCCGCCTACCGCGCCCTGCTCGACCCCCAGCTGGACGACGTCGTCGTGAATGCACCGTCCGGATCCACCAGCATCGTCCTGCGCGCCGCGCCCGACAACGACGTCGCCGACAGCTGGCGCCAGTTCGTCGGCGCCCTGACCGTGACCGCCGCAGTCGGACTGGCGGGCGTGGTCCTGGTGCACCTCCTGATCGGTCGGGCGCTGAGGCCCCTGGGCGCGATGGGCGCGGCCCTGGCCCGCGTCGGCGGCGGCGACTATGGCGCGCGCGTGGAGCTTAAAGGCCCGAAGGAGCTGGTCCGCCTGGGCCGCAGCTTCAACCGCATGACCGGCGACCTCGCCGAGATGCGCCGGCGCACGCGGGTCCTCGAAGAACAGGTGCTGAAGCTGCAGGACGAGGAGCGCGCCGACCTCGCCCGCGACCTGCACGACGAGTTCGGCCCGCACCTGTTCGCCGCCAATATCGACGCCAGCATGATCGGCCAGGCCCTGGCCGCTGGAAAGACCGACGAGGCCTTGAAGCACGCCAAGTCGATCCAGGCCTCCGTAGCGCGGATGCAGCGCCAGGTGCGCGATATCCTGGCCCGCCTCCGCCCCGCGCGCCTGACGGAGCTGGGCTTCGCCGCCGCAATCGAGGACCTGGTCGAGTTCTGGAAGAGTCGCCAGCCAGACCTGGATTTCCGAGTGGCCGTCTTAGTCGAAGAGCACGACCTGCCCGAAGCGATCCAGGAGGTGGCCTATCGCGTGGTCCAGGAGGGGCTCAGCAACGCCATCCGCCACGGCAAGCCGCGCCGCATCGAGGTAGAGCTGCGCCTCGAGGCTGGCCATTTGCTTTCGGTTCGTATCGCCGACGACGGATTCGCCGGTCCCCAGGACGACGGGCGCCCGCGCTTCGGCCTGGTCGGCATGCGCGAGCGGCTGGAGGCCGTCGGCGGCTCGCTCAGCATCACCCGCGGCTCGCCCCGCGGCTGGACTATCCTCGCCCAGACTCCCCTGCCCGACCGGATCAAGGACCCAGCGCCCGCATGAATATCCTGCTCGTCGATGACCACGCCATCGTCCGCGCCGGCCTGCGCCGGCTTCTGGAAGCCTCGTCCAGCGACAAGGTGTTCGAGGCCCAGGATGGCGGCGAGGCCCTGGCCATGATCGCCGGGCGGGCGATCGACCTCGTAATCCTCGACCTGAACCTGCCGGGCCTGGGCGGGGTCGAGCTGATGCGCCGGATCCTGGCTGTGGCGCGCACGCGCGTGCTGATCCTGAGCATGCACGCCGAGCCGCTCTATGCCGCGCGGGCGCTCGAGGCCGGGGCCAGCGGTTATGTCAGCAAGAACGCCGCGCCGGAGGAGCTCTTGACCGCCGTGCGGCGGGTGCTGGGCGGCGGGCGCTATGTCGAGGCCGAGATCGCCCAGGCCCTGGCCTGGCGCGGCGGGAACGACCAGTCGGTGGACCAGCTGACCCCGCGCGAGATCGAAATCATGCGGCTTCTGGCCGGCGGCAAGAGCCTGTCCGAGATCGCCGCCGAACTGGGCGTTGCCTACAAGACCGCCGCCAACCTCTGCAGCCAGATCAAGTCCAAGCTCGGCGTCGCCCGCACCGCCGACCTCGTCCGCCTGGCGATCGAGGCCGGGGTGGCCTGACGGCGGCTCAGGCCGCCGCTGGCTCTGCGACCAGATCCGGCTCGTGCTCGGCCTTCAGGAAGCGGCCGAACACAAGGCCGAACAGCAGCAGCATGACGGCGCCTGCGGCGCAGAGGCCGGCGTGCAGCAGCCAGAACTTGATCGGCCCCATGCTTTCGAGCAGGCCGCCCAGGCGGCCGGCCAGCTCGTTTCCGAACGCCAGATAGAAGTAGTAGACGGCGATCATCACCCCGCTCAGCGACTTCGGCGCCACGCGCGAGAACAGGGCCATGCCGACGCCGTAGACATTCACGAAGCCGATGTCGTTGACGATGTGGAAGGCGAGCCCCCAGCCGAGGCCGATCTTCTGACCGGTGGCGGCTTCCTGCATGCTGGCCAGGGCCAGCAACAGCGGCGCGGTGGCCGAGATCAGGCAGCCGATGATCATCTTGGCCAGGTCCTGCGGCTCGCGCCAGAATCGCGACCACATTTGCCAGAACGCCAGCACCGAAATCAGGCATCCCACCGAGACGATCGCGTCCAGCGACACCAGCCACGAGGCCGGCATGGCCTTGCCCCCCACCAGCAGGTTGTAGTGCTGATCACCCCAGATCAGATAGGTGTTGAAGATCTGCTGGTTGCCGAGCGAGGACAGCGACAGCGCCGGAACCATGGCGATCAGGATGGCGATCAGCACGAAGTCCCGCTTGGTCAACGGCACGCGCGCTTCGCCGTCATTGGCGCGGCTCTTGGCGGCCTTCGGCAGCCACGGCTGGCCAATCACCAGGGTCGCCAGACCCAGGGCCATAGACGCCCCGGCGGCGAAGAAGCCGTATTTCCAGCCGAAGGCCTGGGCGAGGCCGCCGCAGACGATCGGCGCAAAGATCGAGCCGGCCTGAATGCTGAGCGTGAACAGCTGGAAGCCCGAACTGCGCCGCAGGTCGTCGGGTGCATAAAGATCGCCGATCTGGGCGGCGATGTTGCCCTTGAAGCAACCCACGCCGATCAGGATCAGAGCGAAGGCGATGACGAAGGAAGCCTCCGACGCCATCAGCGCATAGCCGAGCACCATGAGGGCGGCGCCCAAGGTTATGGTCTTGGACCGGCCAAGCCACTGGTCGGCCACCCAGCCGCCGACAAGCGGCGTGACGTAGCAGAGAAAGCCGTAGCGACCGACCAGCAGGGTCGCAAAGGCGACGATGGTGACGCCGCTGGCGCCCAGCATGGACCGCACTGCGCCCATGCCGAGCACGTGCTCCACATGCCCGGGCAACAACAGCTGCTTGGTCAGGAAAAGGGCCAGGATCGAACTGGTGCCGTAGTAAGCGAAGCGCTCGAAACCCTCGCCGACGACCAGAAAGAGCAGGCCCAGCGGATGGCCGATAAAACGTTTGTCGACCGGCGCACTGGCGCCGGAAACACTGGTGATCATAACTCCTCCCCCGGAGATTTTCGCGCACCATCCCGTTTTGCGGGGCGCAAGGCAATCGCAGCGGGTTGCATGGCCGCCAGCAGCCAGTGAAAAACGGCCAAAACAAGGGGAACGCCGTTATGGAGCTGAAGACCACCCGCTACGCCCTGGAAGCCGGCATAGCCACCATCACCCTTTCCCGGCCCAAGCGGCGCAACGCCTGGACCGGGCGCATGCACACCGAATACCGCTGGCTGCTGGACCAGGCGGACAAGGACCCGGCGGTGCGGGTGATCGTGGTCACCGGCGACCCCGAGGGCCAGGCCTTCTGCGCCGGCGCCGACCTGGGCGCCCTGGAGGGCCATGCGGAGAAGGGCCGCTATGACCCCGGCACGGCGGAGGACATCGCCCGGCCGGGCTATGGGGTCGACCCGCATTTCGACGCCAGCTTCGCGTACCACTTCGGGATCGGAAAGCCGGTGATCGCGGCGATCAACGGCGCGGCGGCGGGGGTGGGCCTGGTGTTGGCGGCCTTCGCCGACCTGAGGTTCGCCGCCGCCGGGACCAGGTTCACCACCACCCATGGCCGCTTCAACTTCCCCGCCGAGTTCGGCCTGTCCTGGGTGCTGCCGCGCATCATCGGCCTGACCCATGCCAACGACCTCTTGCTGTCCAGCCGGATATTCACCGCCGAGGAGGCCCTGGAGATGGGCTTCCTCAACAAGGTGCTTCCCGCCGATGAGTTGATGATCCACGTCACGGACTATGCGCGAAAACTGGCGGCGTCGGTCGCGCCCGGCTCGGCCCGCGAGACCAAGCGCCAGATCTATCGCGACCTGCACCGAGACGCCGCCACGGCCGTGACCGAGGCCGAGCGCCTCTTGGAGACCATGATCCGCCATCCGAACTATGCCGAAGGGGTCAAGGCCTGGATGGAGAAGCGGGCCGCAGATTGGAAAGGATAGGTCGCGGGGATGAAACCTTTTCCCGCCGTTGTGCGAACTGACATCTGATCGGCCGACGCAAAGGCGCTCTCCTTGAAAATGACCGTCTACGCCCTGGCGATCGTCGCCTCGACCCTGTTGGCGGCTTCAGCCCAGGCCGCGGATCTGCTCGCCGGGGCCAGGGATACGGCGGGTCGTCCCGCCAGCCTCACGGGCCTCGCCGGGCCGAGCGGCTTGGTGCTGATCGTCTTCCGTTCGGCAAGGCATTGCCCGGAATGTCGGCGACGACTGGCGAACTTTCGAGCCTCGCGCGCCGACCTGGCAAGCCGTGGCTATGGTTTGGCGGTGGTCAGTCGCGACAGCCCCGAGACGCTGGCCGTCACGGCTCGCAGATGGGCGATAGATTACCCGCTACTCTCCGTCGTCAGCATGACCACGCCTCTGCCCTTGGAGCGCCGACAGCCTAGCGTGCTGGTGCTGACGCCAAGGGGCG is a genomic window of Phenylobacterium montanum containing:
- a CDS encoding response regulator; protein product: MNILLVDDHAIVRAGLRRLLEASSSDKVFEAQDGGEALAMIAGRAIDLVILDLNLPGLGGVELMRRILAVARTRVLILSMHAEPLYAARALEAGASGYVSKNAAPEELLTAVRRVLGGGRYVEAEIAQALAWRGGNDQSVDQLTPREIEIMRLLAGGKSLSEIAAELGVAYKTAANLCSQIKSKLGVARTADLVRLAIEAGVA
- a CDS encoding sensor histidine kinase produces the protein MSLRLRVLMAIALVLILGAAVGSALATWDARRVLREELQAALMGGRQTVRSAFEDLPRSDHPERDLNQLVATFNGNRHVIAILREPDRQPIASVPYRRVLGAPAAYRALLDPQLDDVVVNAPSGSTSIVLRAAPDNDVADSWRQFVGALTVTAAVGLAGVVLVHLLIGRALRPLGAMGAALARVGGGDYGARVELKGPKELVRLGRSFNRMTGDLAEMRRRTRVLEEQVLKLQDEERADLARDLHDEFGPHLFAANIDASMIGQALAAGKTDEALKHAKSIQASVARMQRQVRDILARLRPARLTELGFAAAIEDLVEFWKSRQPDLDFRVAVLVEEHDLPEAIQEVAYRVVQEGLSNAIRHGKPRRIEVELRLEAGHLLSVRIADDGFAGPQDDGRPRFGLVGMRERLEAVGGSLSITRGSPRGWTILAQTPLPDRIKDPAPA
- a CDS encoding peroxiredoxin family protein is translated as MTVYALAIVASTLLAASAQAADLLAGARDTAGRPASLTGLAGPSGLVLIVFRSARHCPECRRRLANFRASRADLASRGYGLAVVSRDSPETLAVTARRWAIDYPLLSVVSMTTPLPLERRQPSVLVLTPRGAVEARLISSSYGSPDVGAAIAAIDALPRCMTPSVRQPSVPTTCQGRPASIPIN
- a CDS encoding enoyl-CoA hydratase-related protein gives rise to the protein MELKTTRYALEAGIATITLSRPKRRNAWTGRMHTEYRWLLDQADKDPAVRVIVVTGDPEGQAFCAGADLGALEGHAEKGRYDPGTAEDIARPGYGVDPHFDASFAYHFGIGKPVIAAINGAAAGVGLVLAAFADLRFAAAGTRFTTTHGRFNFPAEFGLSWVLPRIIGLTHANDLLLSSRIFTAEEALEMGFLNKVLPADELMIHVTDYARKLAASVAPGSARETKRQIYRDLHRDAATAVTEAERLLETMIRHPNYAEGVKAWMEKRAADWKG
- a CDS encoding peptide MFS transporter gives rise to the protein MITSVSGASAPVDKRFIGHPLGLLFLVVGEGFERFAYYGTSSILALFLTKQLLLPGHVEHVLGMGAVRSMLGASGVTIVAFATLLVGRYGFLCYVTPLVGGWVADQWLGRSKTITLGAALMVLGYALMASEASFVIAFALILIGVGCFKGNIAAQIGDLYAPDDLRRSSGFQLFTLSIQAGSIFAPIVCGGLAQAFGWKYGFFAAGASMALGLATLVIGQPWLPKAAKSRANDGEARVPLTKRDFVLIAILIAMVPALSLSSLGNQQIFNTYLIWGDQHYNLLVGGKAMPASWLVSLDAIVSVGCLISVLAFWQMWSRFWREPQDLAKMIIGCLISATAPLLLALASMQEAATGQKIGLGWGLAFHIVNDIGFVNVYGVGMALFSRVAPKSLSGVMIAVYYFYLAFGNELAGRLGGLLESMGPIKFWLLHAGLCAAGAVMLLLFGLVFGRFLKAEHEPDLVAEPAAA
- a CDS encoding TonB-dependent receptor, translated to MLVRDLKAALLAGAMGAALAAPLAAYAQEAAAPRQADSPVTDIVVTAARRLSEARASIQPQVGASTYTIDSKAIQALPGGDNVSMNQVVLQAPGVAQDSYGQLHIRGEHNGLQFRLNGVILPEGLSVFSQALSPRLADKIQLITGALPAEYGLRTAGIVDITTKSMFDNSGQASVYGGSHDQVQPSVDYGGSSGSLNYFVSLGYLHNDLGVESPDGRSNPLHDRTDQFQGFGYLEDTIDPETRVSLIAGSSIQRFQIPDVAGETSTFTLPSGQAINVDGQTAYPSDRLNENQREVTHYLIGSYLHTTDRFTGQLSLFARYSTLSFAPDVLGDLIYNGIAQTAAKSDTAGGLQAEGVYHLTEAHTLRGGVIVEIDRSTSQTSSQVIPLAEDGGQASQTPETIIDNGAKTSGTYSVYLQDEWKLLQDLTLNYGLRFDQFDGYRDENQVSPRANLVWLPLEHTTVHIGYARYFTPPPFELVAAETIGKFAGTTGQAGAGLDTTPYAERADYYDVGVEQTVIRGLTVGLDTYYKRSRHLIDEGQFGAPIILTPFNYDRGVQYGVEFSSAYQHGPLSAYFNLAYGHAQGRDIVSSQFNFAPDELAYIKTHYIYLDHDQKFTGSAGVSYLWRGTRMSADLIYGSGLRAEGAAPNGRELSPYTTVNLGLSHRFKDAPLGPVELRLDVVNLFDKKYEIRDGTGVGVGAPQFGARRGIFGGITKEF